The window TGCCGGGGACCGAAGTGAAGTTCGAGATGGTGTACGTCCCCACCGGCGAATACACGATGGGCAGCCCGGACGACGAGCCGGGCCGGGATGCGAACGAGGGGCCGCGGCGCAAGGTCAAGGTCAAGGCGTTCTGGCTGGGCAAGTGCGAAGTGACCTGGGACGAATACTACAAGTTTTGGAACGACGAGAAGCTGTTCATGGCCGGCGAGGTGCCCGAGGATTTGAAAAAGGTCCTCGGCCCGGACGCCATCACCAAGCCGACGAACACATTCGTCGATGAACTCTACGACCATGGCCGCGACGGCCACCCGGCCGTCTGCATGAGCCACCACGCGGCGATGATGTACTGCCACTGGCTGCGGTGGAAGACCAAGAAGGGCTACCGGCTGCCGACCGAGGCCGAATGGGAGTTTGCCTGCCGGGCCGGTCACGACGGCCCCTACGGGTTCGACAAGGCCGAGAAACTGGGCGACTATGCCTGGTACAAGGAAAACTCGGCCACCAAGGACAGCACCGACCCGAACAGCCGGCGGGCCGACGACGGCGAGCCGACCACCCACAAAGTCGGGACCAAGAAGGCCAACAAGCTCGGTCTGCACGACATGCACGGCAACGTCAGCGAGTGGTGCCTCGACCAGTACGACCCGAAATTCCGCGAGTCCCTCCCGGCCGACAAAGTGATCCTCGGAGCGTTCAACAAGCCGACCGACAAGAAGTGGTCGCACGTGGTCCGTGGCGGGTCGTGGGCCGACCTGCCGACGGACCCGGTGAACCGCCTCCGCAGCGCCTCCCGCCGCGTGTCCGACCGGACGTGGATGAAAAACGACCCCCAGGTGCCGCGGAGCATCTGGTGGCTGACCAAGCTGGACGTGGTCGGGTTCCGCGTCTGCGTCCCGGTCGAAGAATACCCCGAACTCGTCGGCCTCAAGCCGATGGTCGAGAAGAAGCCGGACTGACGTGATGCGGGGGTGATCCGGAAACGGACGATCCGCCCGCCCCGACCCCCGAAATCGACGGCGTACCCGGGCACGCGGCTGTGTGCCCGGCGGGCGCCCCGCGACGTTGAACGGTTCCGATTCGCTCTTGTGGTTCGTGCGTTCGTTTCCTCCCCGTGCTCTCCGGAGTTTCGTCACATGTCGACCACCGACCGCCGTGATTTCCTCAAGACCGGCGCCGTCGCCGGCGCGGCCGCCGCGGCCGTTTCCTTGATCCCGACGGCCGTCCACGCCGCCGGCAACGACGTCATCAAAGTCGGCCTGATCGGCTGCGGCGGCCGCGGCAGCGGCGCCATCCACGACAGCCTGGAAGCCGACAAGTCGACCCAACTCTTCGCCGTCGCGGACTTCTTCGAAGACCGGGCCAAGGGCGCGGTGAGCAACCTCCAGAAGAAGCAAGCCGACCGCGTCAACGTCGGCGAACGCGTCTTCCACGGACTCAACGGGTACAAGCAACTGCTCGAGTCCGGCGTCGACCTGGTGATCCTGGCCACCCCGCCCGGCTTCCGCCCGGTCCACCTGGAAGCGGCCGTGAAGGCCAACAAGCACATCTTCTGTGAAAAGCCGGTCGCCGTGGACGGCCCGGGCATCAAGAAGTGCCTGGAACTGGTCGAGGAGTCCAAGAAGAACGGCAAGGCGGTCGTCGCCGGCACCCAGCGCCGCCACCAGGCCGGGTACATCGAAACCATCAAGCAGATCAAGGACGGGGCGATCGGCGACATCGTCTCCGCCCGCTGCGCCTGGAACAACAACGGCATCTGGTTCAACGCCCGGAACGGGAGCGAAGCCGACGTCGCGTACCAAATCCGGAACTGGTACCACTACCTGTGGCTGTGCGGCGACCACATCGTCGAACAACACGTCCACAACCTGGACGTGATCAACTGGGTCATGGGCGCCCACCCGGTCAAGGCGGTCGCGCTCGGCGGCCGCGGATTCGGCCGCAAGTCCGGCGCCCCGGAAGAAGTCGGGAACATCTGGGACCACTTCGCGGTCGAGTTCGAATACCCGAACGGCGTCCCCCTGTACAGCTACTGCGCCCACGTCCCGGGCATCGTCTCGGACGTGTCCGAGACCGTGTACGGCAGCAAGGGCCGGTCGCACGTCAACCGGTACTCGATCGGCAAGAAGCGGGTGTTCGAAGGCACCGAGATCAACCCGTACGTGCAAGAGCACATCGACCTGATCCAGAGCATCAAGGCCGGCAAGCCGCTCAACGAGCTGCAGTCCGTGACCGAGAGCACCATGACCGCGATCCTCGGCCGGACGGCCGCCTACTCGGGCCAGGTCGTCACCTGGGACCAGATGCTGAAGTCGACGAACAGCACGATGCCCGACGGGTTGACCGAGCAAACGGCCCTCAAGGTTCCGCCGGTCCCCGTCCCCGGCAAGTATAAGGTGTAAGCGCTGAGGACGTTGCCCCATAGGGCTGGGTCGAAGGCGCAACGCGCGGGCGTGTCGATGTTCAGCGTGACTCAAACGCTGGAGATCGATACGCCCGTCGTTTTTTAGGATCACATTCCTGACATCAGACTAACCTCGAACACCCTCTGACTGGGAACCGCCTCGGGAGCAACGACGTGCGACAACACGCGTCGACGAGCAGGCGGCAGGGAGTTTTTGCGCTTTTTGCGCCTACTATGCGTTTTGAGCAACTTTAACGGGATTTGATAGCCTTGCATTGTCATGCAAATCGCCCCCGCCAGACATGTCCGGCGGGGGTGATTTGGTAAGCGGATGGCTGCTTGTGGCCCCCGCAACCGGAGCCGAAAACAAGAAGGGCTTGTCCTGCGGCTCCGGTCAGGGGCCGCGCCTGGTCTGGCAGTCTTCTTCTGCAGCCCGCAACCGGCTTAGAATCGCCCCTGGAAGTCGTATCCGTGGTCTTGAAGCGTTGATCGGAGCCAAAAGTAGATGCCGACACCCAACAGGACCGCCCCAATCCCGATCGCGTAGGCGGCGGGCGTGGGCTTCTCGCGAGTGCCCATGACCGCGTTGGCGCGTTCGCCCAGCACGATGTACATCAAGCCGATGAGGCCGAGCGGAGCGAGGATCGCCCCCTTCAGGGACACCGAAACCGACGGCTCGCCGCGCCAGGCGGATTCGAGCGGTTGATAAATACAGAGATAACTGAGTACGCCGCCACCGATCAGCATCAAAACGCCAATGACTCGTTCCTTCATAAAGCTTCTCCCGAGTGTTTATGAGACTTCCAGTCGCGAGACAAAGCACGATAGGATACCGCAAGACGTTCTCGTGCAGCAAGTCAATCTTCTCGGCCGAACGACAACTCCCGGCCGATCTCCGATCCGGTATTGGCCCGGTCGATCCTGGCCCGGAATGCGATTACTGATTTGTGGTTATTTCGCTTCCTTTCGTCGGCTTTCGTTTTAAAGCGAACTTTCCGAGCACAGCCCCAGGCGCGTTTCGGATTTTCGACCCCGCCATGTGCCCTCAGCCCCGACGTATGCCCCTTCCAAAATGTCGGTAATTGACAAGGTGGGAACTCGGGGCTGCCGTCCGGCGCCGCATTTTGGGCAAAACCGCTACACTCGCATCTCCTGTTCCGCCGATCTTGTAGAATGTCTGCTACGCATTCCCCGAATCTGTTCGTTTAGACGAGGCCCGTGCCGTGAGTGCCGACCGATACCTGTTCACGAGCGAATCCGTCTCCATGGGGCACCCGGACAAGGTGGCCGACCAGATCAGCGACGCGATCCTCGACTTCTGCCTATCGCACGACCGCATGAGCCGGGTCGCGTGCGAGACGCTGGTGACGACCGACCACTGCACGGTGGCCGGCGAGATCACCACGAAAGCCCCGCTGACCCGCGTGAACGTGGACAAACTGGTCCGCGACGCGATCACCGAGATCGGCTATACCGACCCCCGGATCGGCTTCGCGGCCGAGACCTGCCAGGTGAACTGCCTGATCCACGCCCAGTCGCCGGACATCTCGGTCGGCGTGGACACCGGCGGCGCCGGCGACCAGGGGATGATGTTCGGCTTCGCCTGCGACGAGACGCGGACGCTCATGCCGCTGCCGATCTACCTCTCCCACCGGTTGGTCGAGAACCACGCGGCCATGCGGCGGGACGGCCGGCTCAAGTGGCTGCGGCCGGACGCCAAGAGTCAAGTCACCGTCGAGTACAACGCGGACGGCAGCCCGCACCGGATCACCACCGTCGTCCTCAGCACCCAGCACGACGAGACCGTGCTGGAAGCGGACAAGAAGCGGATGACGGACGCGGCCCGGAAAGAAATCGTCGAGAAACTCGTTCTCCCGACGCTCCAGGCCGAGCGAGCCGACCTGCTCAAGGGCGACATCACCTACCACATCAACCCGACCGGCATCTTCCTCGAAGGCGGCCCCCACGGCGACTGCGGCTTGACCGGCCGGAAGATCATCGTGGACACCTACGGCGGCCGCGGCCGGCACGGCGGCGGGGCGTTCAGCGGCAAGGACCCGACCAAGGTCGACCGCTCGGCCGCGTACATGGCCCGGTACATCGCGAAGAACATCGTCGCGGCCCGGCTGGCCAAGCAGTGCGAAGTCCAACTCAGCTACGCGATCGGCTACCCGGACCCGCTCTCCGTCTGGGTAAGCACCTTCGGCACGGTCGCCCCCGGCGTCACCGAACACAAGCTCATTGGCCTGATCCGCGACCATTTCAAGCTGACCCCGAAGGGGATCATCGAGACCCTCGACTTGCGCCGCCCGATCTACCGGGAGACCGCCCGGCACGGCCACTTCGGCCGCGAGCGGCCGGAGTTCACCTGGGAAAAGACCGACAAGGCCGAAGCGCTGCGGAAGGCCGCGGGCGTCTGATCGAAGAAGATTTGAAAAACCCTGATTGCGTCGGGCGTCCGGGCCAGTTGTCCGGGCGCCCGTTTTCATTTCACGACTTCGCATCGGTGGTCAACCGAAGCCACAGAATCACCACGCCCGATAACGGTACGCCCAAACGGTCGTGCCGTCGATCACGACCAACACATTCGCCGCCTCATCGACGTACCCCAGTCGCTTGCCCCCGGTCGGCATCGGGGCGCCTTCCGGAGCCAGTTTCGTCCACGTCGCCTTGTCCGGGTCGTAGGCCCAAAGCGTGTTCGTCTCGAACTGCACGAGTAACCCGTGGCCGCTGGGCGGGTCGCGGTACATCACCGCCCGGGCGTCGTGGCCGAACGGGGTCTTGCCGTCGTCTTTGCTCCCGGTGCGGACTTTCTTCCACTCCACCTTCCGGGTGTCGAGGTGGCAGGTGTCGTAGTGCCGGTGGACGACGACGAGTTTCCGCACCGGGTCGTAGTAGCCGATCTGCTCCGGTTCCGGCGACTCCTTCTCGAACGCCACCCCGCCGCCGTTCGCTTTGAGGTCGGTCCACGCGTCTTTCTCGAAATCGTGGAGCCAGGTGCCGCGCATCTGCCAGTTGTTCGCGTGCCAGATGCTGCCGCCCAGTTCGGGGATGTACTCCAGCATGCCGCCGAAGATGGCGACCGGGTACGGCTTCGCGGCCTTGAACGGCTTCCACTTCGCGTCGGCCGGGTAAAAGGCCCAGAGCGGCGGGCCCGCGTAAAGGTCGGCCGGGTCGCCACCGAGGTCTTTCACCGCCTTCTTCCGGTCGGTGACCCACGTGTTCATGAACAACAGGGCCTTGTGCCTGGGGTCGTAAGTCAGGCCCCACCACGTATGGGCGATGATTGCCGGTCCGCCCCGTTTCGTGATGAGAATGCCGTCCTTGAACTCGACGTCGGACGTGTCCTTGCCGAGGTCGGTGTACCCGCGGGCGTTGTCCGGGGCGTACAGCATGGTCCAGGTGAGTGAGGGCAGGTCGAATTCCCACACGTCGTTGAGCCGGTGCGGGACGGCGTGGTTGGCCCCGCAGAAGAGAGCTCGCTTGCGGTCCGGTGCCCAGCACATTTTGTTGGTGAAGTCCCGACCCCGCGGCCCCGTCTTGTGCAGGTCGTACTTGCGGGCGGTGTCGTTGAACTCGCCGACCACGTCGGCTTTACCGAGGAGGACCGCGTGGTTCGGCTTGAGGGCAGCCAGCGTGTCGGCGACGACTGCTTTCGGTCCCGGGGGGGCCGCGGTCGCGTCACCGGGTGTCAGGCTGAGATTCAGGGCGAGGGCCAACGAGCCGCCCTGCAAGAAAGTCCGCCGATCGACGGGGAGTGGAGTGGTGGCCAACATGCTCGTGCTACCGGGAAAGGAGTGGGGGAAGGTGGTGCGATTGTAACCTGCGGCCGAGTCGGAGGAACAGGGGCTCCCGACCGGATCGAATTGGCGTCACACAGCAGCGGCAGCGGTAGCCAGAGTGGCCGGTCTGCTCCAGGTCCGGCTACCAGATCGTGCGATCGGTCACCACCCGCAGGTTCACCTCGGCCTGCTCCCATTCGGCGCAGGCTTTCTTGATTTCCGGACCCAGTTTGTCGAGTTCCGCCCGACAAGCCGGTGCCAGCATCTCCAGGGCCGCGACCTGCTGATCGAGTCGCGTGAGAATCTGTTGATGACGCTTGCGAAATTGAAGGACAATAGCCCCGCGCTCGGCAGGGAGAGTGACGCGCAAGGGGCCGGCTTGACCCGCCGCATTCGCGCTCTCTGACAGTCTCGCCATCTCGGTCCGGTACCGGGCCGTCAGGGCCATGCATTCCGCGATCAACTCCCGCGTCGATTGACCCAGGGCGGTGTGATCCCGGCGATACCGGCCGACGATCGACTTCCATTTCCATTCGAGTGTGAAGAGGGCGTCGTATGCGTAATCGTGGACCCTTTGACGGCACGAGCGTTCGTAGAGGTCCGGTGGGTACCGGAAGAAGGCGGCCAAGGCTACCCCGAACAACACCAGGCACAACATGCCTATGAAACAAAGGACTCCGTAAAAAATGCCGACGGGGATCGCGATCACGCCGAGCCCGAGGCACGCGTAAATCGTGACGGTCGCGATGGGGAGGTTGCCGTTGTCCGGCAACGGCTCCGCGGCCGGTCGGGTGGCGGGAAAGAACGCGGCGCGCTCGTAAGGGAAATCGACCATGCGGACGGCCGCCAGGCGCCGTTGAACGGCCCGCAGCTTGTCTTCGTCCACGACGAACGTGCTGCCGATGTCGGCCACACCGAAGTAATACTCCGGCCCACCCGTTGCCGCCAACCGGCACCAGACACAGCCCCGGGCTCCCGGCCAATACTTGTGCCCGGCGTCGGCCGCACATTCGACGGCACTCTGCTCCAGTCGCTGCAGCGCGGGCACCCACTCGGCCGCCCGCGGGCGGGCGTCGGCTTCACTCCCGCGCTCGAACGCCCGGCGAAAAAGGGTGCCGATCTCGGGCGGGACGTCGGCGAGGGCCGGTGTGTGCGGCGGCGGAGCCATCCCCCACGAACCGGCTGCCGGGCCGTGCGCGAAGCGGAACTCGGCGATCAACTGCTCGAACGGTGGGTCTCCGGCGCCGGAATAAACGCCAGCGTAAGGGTGGCGGCCGACGAACAACAATTGAAAGATCAGGACCGCCAGCCCGAACCGGTCGTGGTTTTCCGCCCGCACCAACCCGCGGAGCGGTCGGCCCTGTAACTCAGGCGGGATGTAGTGCGGCAGGCCGACTTCGCACAGGTATTGTTTGCCGCCGGCCCGGACCTGGAACGAGTCACAGTCGACCAGTCGCACGATCGCTTGCGGCGAGACGTGGGCGTTCCGCATTTGCACGTCGCCGATCAGGCACCCGGCGCTGTGGACCGCGTCGAACGCGGCGGCGAGGTTGCGGGCGGCCCGCAACTGGAAGGTCCACCCGGCACGGGGGAAGTGTTTGAGGCGTTCGATCGGGTGGTAGAGGTACTAGAGTTCCTGGTAGTCGATCAGCCGCGGCATGACGAAACCGACGACCTGCCGCGACCCGGCACCCGTCAGAAGTTGGCACGGCCACGCGGCCACCGTGAGCAGGTCCGGGTTCACCAGCCCCACCATGGCCGTCAGCTTTTCCACCGTCTGGGCGGTCGGCGGCTTATGGTAAATCTTCGCCACGCGGTCGGGGTCGTTCGGAAGTGTGTAAACGGCCCCCTCGCCGCCCGTGGCCAACAG is drawn from Fimbriiglobus ruber and contains these coding sequences:
- a CDS encoding formylglycine-generating enzyme family protein; amino-acid sequence: MKVRYTVPSLVLAAASVGVVFATSRADDAAKQLVPPAPVVPVKLDLPAKNFTETLPGTEVKFEMVYVPTGEYTMGSPDDEPGRDANEGPRRKVKVKAFWLGKCEVTWDEYYKFWNDEKLFMAGEVPEDLKKVLGPDAITKPTNTFVDELYDHGRDGHPAVCMSHHAAMMYCHWLRWKTKKGYRLPTEAEWEFACRAGHDGPYGFDKAEKLGDYAWYKENSATKDSTDPNSRRADDGEPTTHKVGTKKANKLGLHDMHGNVSEWCLDQYDPKFRESLPADKVILGAFNKPTDKKWSHVVRGGSWADLPTDPVNRLRSASRRVSDRTWMKNDPQVPRSIWWLTKLDVVGFRVCVPVEEYPELVGLKPMVEKKPD
- a CDS encoding Gfo/Idh/MocA family protein: MSTTDRRDFLKTGAVAGAAAAAVSLIPTAVHAAGNDVIKVGLIGCGGRGSGAIHDSLEADKSTQLFAVADFFEDRAKGAVSNLQKKQADRVNVGERVFHGLNGYKQLLESGVDLVILATPPGFRPVHLEAAVKANKHIFCEKPVAVDGPGIKKCLELVEESKKNGKAVVAGTQRRHQAGYIETIKQIKDGAIGDIVSARCAWNNNGIWFNARNGSEADVAYQIRNWYHYLWLCGDHIVEQHVHNLDVINWVMGAHPVKAVALGGRGFGRKSGAPEEVGNIWDHFAVEFEYPNGVPLYSYCAHVPGIVSDVSETVYGSKGRSHVNRYSIGKKRVFEGTEINPYVQEHIDLIQSIKAGKPLNELQSVTESTMTAILGRTAAYSGQVVTWDQMLKSTNSTMPDGLTEQTALKVPPVPVPGKYKV
- the metK gene encoding methionine adenosyltransferase, which gives rise to MSADRYLFTSESVSMGHPDKVADQISDAILDFCLSHDRMSRVACETLVTTDHCTVAGEITTKAPLTRVNVDKLVRDAITEIGYTDPRIGFAAETCQVNCLIHAQSPDISVGVDTGGAGDQGMMFGFACDETRTLMPLPIYLSHRLVENHAAMRRDGRLKWLRPDAKSQVTVEYNADGSPHRITTVVLSTQHDETVLEADKKRMTDAARKEIVEKLVLPTLQAERADLLKGDITYHINPTGIFLEGGPHGDCGLTGRKIIVDTYGGRGRHGGGAFSGKDPTKVDRSAAYMARYIAKNIVAARLAKQCEVQLSYAIGYPDPLSVWVSTFGTVAPGVTEHKLIGLIRDHFKLTPKGIIETLDLRRPIYRETARHGHFGRERPEFTWEKTDKAEALRKAAGV